In Fibrobacter sp. UWB15, one genomic interval encodes:
- the rimO gene encoding 30S ribosomal protein S12 methylthiotransferase RimO produces the protein MPTKKPKVFVVHLGCAKNQVDAENLVGEMLHAGFATCDTAAKADYILVNTCGFIEAAKEESINAILAQINGKKPKQKLIVSGCLSGRYGDELVKELPEVDYWVGTYKPGELLKKMGIVAPATCDAENLPRMNLGGFKHHAYLKIAEGCNRRCAYCAIPLIRGKQVSRSIEDIVEEAKELEAQGVQEITLIAQDTTYFGREKGKKGGTLAQLLRAILDNTNIPWIRTLYWYPMFVDDELLDLMASEPRLVKYVDMPIQHASDNVLKNMKRNYRKKELVDILHKIRERIPGVTLRTTVLVGFPGETHEDFEELMELLEDIQFDHLGGFVFSPEEGTPVMEMDLPAVDESEARARLDAVNDLQEELDAEHAEAMIGKTVRIIIDQVAEESEYHFYGRTEGNSMENDDIVKVLEGDADVGEFRDALVVDAEPHELIVKLV, from the coding sequence ATGCCTACTAAAAAGCCCAAAGTTTTCGTCGTTCATTTAGGATGTGCCAAGAACCAGGTCGATGCAGAAAACCTGGTCGGAGAAATGTTACACGCCGGTTTTGCAACTTGCGATACGGCCGCCAAAGCGGACTACATCCTGGTGAACACCTGCGGTTTTATCGAAGCTGCCAAGGAAGAATCCATCAACGCGATTCTCGCACAAATTAACGGCAAGAAGCCCAAGCAGAAGCTGATTGTGTCGGGCTGCCTTTCGGGCCGCTACGGCGACGAGCTCGTAAAGGAACTGCCCGAAGTCGATTACTGGGTGGGCACCTACAAACCGGGCGAACTTTTGAAGAAGATGGGCATTGTTGCCCCCGCCACTTGCGACGCCGAGAACCTGCCGCGCATGAACTTGGGCGGATTCAAGCACCACGCCTACCTGAAGATTGCCGAAGGCTGCAACCGCCGCTGCGCCTACTGCGCCATTCCGCTCATTCGCGGCAAGCAGGTTTCCCGCAGCATCGAAGACATTGTTGAAGAAGCCAAGGAACTTGAAGCACAAGGCGTCCAGGAAATCACGCTTATCGCTCAAGACACGACTTACTTCGGTCGCGAAAAGGGCAAGAAGGGCGGCACGCTCGCCCAGCTTTTACGAGCCATTCTCGACAACACAAACATTCCGTGGATTCGCACGCTTTACTGGTACCCCATGTTCGTTGACGACGAACTTTTGGACCTGATGGCAAGCGAGCCGCGCTTGGTGAAGTACGTGGACATGCCGATTCAGCATGCGAGCGACAACGTGCTCAAGAACATGAAGCGCAATTACCGCAAAAAGGAACTCGTGGACATTCTGCACAAGATTCGCGAGCGCATTCCGGGCGTTACGCTTCGCACCACGGTACTTGTCGGGTTCCCCGGCGAAACCCACGAAGACTTTGAGGAACTGATGGAACTGTTGGAAGACATTCAGTTCGATCACTTGGGCGGATTCGTATTCAGTCCCGAAGAAGGCACGCCCGTGATGGAAATGGACCTGCCTGCGGTCGACGAAAGCGAAGCCCGCGCAAGGCTCGATGCCGTGAACGACCTGCAAGAAGAACTCGACGCCGAGCACGCCGAGGCGATGATCGGAAAAACGGTCCGCATTATCATCGACCAGGTTGCCGAAGAAAGCGAATACCACTTTTACGGACGCACCGAAGGCAACTCCATGGAAAACGACGATATCGTGAAGGTGCTCGAGGGTGATGCCGATGTCGGCGAATTCCGCGATGCACTTGTGGTGGACGCCGAACCGCACGAACTGATAGTTAAGTTGGTTTAA
- a CDS encoding DUF3108 domain-containing protein: MLFRSLRFPRLTAALLFALSFACAGEPDLPEVNAPWMKGEKLTFSLGWGFITAGSATLEVRPTLDGKTEFLTYATGNKTINRIYPVNDTVYTRVRNKGLMTEVFRKRLHEGTFHNTSVIRFDRKGEKAWLSDTVFTDMKTRKVKRSADTAVAIQGEEHSIMSAFYLVRTLPLKVGEVSRFSAVSGKKRYELKVIVHGRETINSVLGEVPCIKVEPVLDGDGIFVSKGRIFIWLTDDDRRIPVLMECEIALGSIKAKLLEAK; this comes from the coding sequence ATGCTTTTTCGTTCCTTACGCTTCCCTCGTCTAACCGCGGCGCTGCTCTTTGCGCTGTCTTTTGCCTGTGCCGGTGAACCCGACCTTCCTGAGGTCAACGCCCCGTGGATGAAGGGCGAAAAGCTGACCTTCAGCCTTGGTTGGGGGTTCATTACGGCTGGTTCTGCGACGCTCGAAGTTCGTCCGACTTTGGATGGCAAGACGGAATTCTTGACGTATGCGACGGGCAACAAGACCATCAATCGAATCTACCCGGTCAACGATACGGTGTACACCCGCGTACGCAACAAGGGCCTCATGACCGAAGTGTTCCGCAAGCGCCTGCACGAGGGTACGTTCCACAACACCTCCGTAATTCGTTTTGACCGCAAGGGCGAAAAGGCCTGGCTCTCGGATACCGTCTTTACCGACATGAAAACTCGCAAGGTAAAGCGCTCTGCCGATACGGCGGTTGCTATTCAGGGCGAAGAACACAGTATCATGTCGGCGTTCTACCTGGTGCGTACACTCCCGCTCAAGGTGGGCGAGGTTTCCCGTTTTTCGGCGGTGAGTGGTAAAAAACGCTATGAGCTTAAGGTCATTGTACATGGTCGCGAAACCATCAATAGCGTTCTTGGGGAAGTCCCTTGCATCAAAGTAGAACCTGTACTGGATGGTGACGGAATTTTTGTGTCCAAAGGCCGCATTTTCATCTGGTTGACCGATGACGACCGTCGTATTCCTGTCCTCATGGAATGCGAAATCGCGCTTGGCTCTATCAAGGCGAAATTGCTTGAGGCCAAATAA
- the purE gene encoding 5-(carboxyamino)imidazole ribonucleotide mutase, whose protein sequence is MKSKDLLLKGVLLIESALLYDLNKEIKMQINEVPNAKVGIVAGSKSDQETVDKITAVLDSFGIVWEYNILSAHRTPNATAKYAREAAGRGLQVLIGVAGLAAALPGVLAGHTILPVIGLPCAGGPLNGVDALHSIVQMPPGIPVATVGIGNGKNAGYLAAHIVALSDASVREKLVAYRKSLGDIEG, encoded by the coding sequence GTGAAGTCGAAGGATCTCTTGCTTAAGGGCGTTTTGCTTATCGAAAGCGCTCTGTTGTATGATTTGAACAAGGAAATAAAAATGCAGATTAATGAAGTTCCGAATGCAAAGGTCGGTATCGTTGCGGGTAGCAAGTCCGACCAGGAAACTGTAGATAAGATTACCGCCGTGCTCGACAGCTTCGGCATCGTGTGGGAATACAACATCCTCTCTGCTCACCGCACCCCGAACGCCACCGCGAAGTATGCTCGCGAAGCCGCCGGGCGAGGCCTCCAGGTCCTCATCGGTGTTGCTGGCCTCGCTGCAGCCCTTCCGGGCGTGCTCGCAGGGCACACAATTCTTCCGGTCATTGGCCTGCCCTGCGCCGGCGGCCCGCTCAACGGCGTCGATGCCCTGCACTCTATCGTGCAGATGCCCCCGGGAATCCCGGTGGCAACGGTCGGCATCGGCAACGGCAAGAATGCCGGTTACCTCGCCGCCCACATCGTCGCCCTCTCCGATGCAAGCGTCCGCGAAAAGCTCGTCGCCTACCGCAAGAGCCTCGGAGACATCGAAGGGTAA
- the purD gene encoding phosphoribosylamine--glycine ligase → MNILVVGSGGREHAIALAVKKSPLCDTLVCAPGNPGMANLGKCVPVDVADPKAIADLAVAEHIDLAVIGPEIPLVAGVVDEFRRRGLRAFGPTAAAAALEGSKAFSKDIMKKYNVPTAAFETFTDLASAKKFLAEHPAPIVVKASGLAAGKGAIVCMTDKEANDAVEEMLGDKAVFGESGKTVVIEEFMDGEEASIFVVCDGKDYVILSSAQDHKRVFDDDKGPNTGGMGAYSPAPVVTDALLDEVKKTIIEPTLKGMAAEGKPYTGVLYVGIMVTAKGPKVVEYNCRLGDPECQIVLPLYDGDVLALFDAAEKGELAKLGAPKAPKGNSAIVVLASAGYPGSYEKGKVVTGIEEAEKNGAQVLHAGTKMVDGKLVTNGGRVFGVVGHGETLQAALDIAYEAAEKVQFEGKFYRKDIGKKGLARLAKK, encoded by the coding sequence ATGAATATTCTCGTCGTTGGTAGCGGTGGTCGCGAACATGCCATCGCTCTTGCAGTCAAGAAGTCGCCGCTGTGCGACACTCTCGTGTGCGCTCCGGGCAACCCGGGCATGGCAAATCTCGGCAAGTGCGTGCCGGTGGATGTGGCCGACCCGAAGGCCATTGCTGACCTCGCCGTAGCAGAGCATATTGACCTCGCGGTCATCGGCCCCGAAATTCCGCTGGTCGCGGGCGTGGTGGATGAATTCCGCCGTCGCGGGCTGCGCGCTTTCGGCCCGACTGCGGCTGCTGCCGCGCTCGAAGGCTCCAAGGCCTTCAGCAAGGATATCATGAAGAAGTACAACGTGCCGACGGCAGCCTTCGAGACCTTCACCGATCTCGCCTCCGCCAAGAAGTTCCTCGCCGAACACCCGGCTCCGATCGTGGTGAAGGCTTCGGGCCTCGCTGCAGGCAAGGGCGCTATCGTCTGCATGACCGACAAGGAAGCAAACGACGCTGTCGAAGAAATGCTCGGCGACAAGGCCGTCTTTGGCGAATCCGGTAAGACGGTCGTGATCGAAGAATTCATGGACGGCGAAGAAGCCTCCATCTTCGTGGTTTGCGACGGCAAGGACTACGTGATCCTCTCTTCTGCCCAGGACCACAAGCGCGTCTTCGATGACGACAAGGGCCCGAACACGGGTGGCATGGGCGCCTACAGCCCGGCTCCGGTGGTGACGGACGCTCTCCTCGACGAAGTGAAGAAGACGATTATCGAACCGACCCTCAAGGGTATGGCCGCCGAAGGCAAGCCTTACACGGGCGTGCTCTACGTGGGCATCATGGTGACTGCGAAGGGCCCGAAGGTCGTGGAATACAACTGCCGCCTCGGCGACCCCGAATGCCAGATTGTGCTCCCGCTCTACGACGGTGATGTGCTCGCGTTGTTCGACGCTGCCGAAAAGGGCGAACTCGCAAAGCTCGGTGCCCCGAAGGCTCCGAAGGGCAACTCCGCAATCGTCGTGCTTGCAAGCGCCGGTTATCCGGGCTCTTACGAAAAGGGCAAGGTCGTGACGGGTATCGAAGAAGCCGAAAAGAACGGCGCCCAGGTGCTCCATGCCGGTACCAAGATGGTGGACGGCAAGCTGGTGACTAACGGTGGCCGCGTGTTCGGCGTGGTGGGCCATGGCGAAACGCTCCAGGCTGCGCTTGACATCGCGTACGAAGCCGCCGAAAAGGTTCAGTTCGAAGGCAAGTTCTACCGCAAGGACATCGGCAAGAAGGGTTTGGCCCGACTGGCGAAAAAGTAA
- a CDS encoding ATP-binding protein, translated as MKLYTAQELYKLLSESDECVWIEAKGESDSAQSLMESVCSFCNEPGLGGGYILLGIGEDTKALDNRFWIEGVENPDKAQLDISTRCASMFNLSVRPRIDVEKLDGKNVLKIFVPELPSQQKPLYFKSVGLPQGAWRRIGSSDQRCTEEDLYAFYQDNTSFDSSVVKNTSFDDVDLDAVKYYRRCRKEVNPKAEELNYSDRELLESLECLTQDGNLTFAGVMLFGTKRVIRRFYPLMRTDYIRVRGNEWVENVDERFSAIEFMGPLMLQIDRMIDAVLSDLPQNFSLKEGQIRATTKPDLPERVIREAIVNAVMHRSYRHNRPTQIIRYNNRIEIINSGYSLKAQEEIGTAGSDTRNQLIASILHETNLAEFKGTGIRTMRRLMTGAGLSMPTFESDRTKDTFTIRLLLHKFFDEGDEAWLSGFGENLTQGQRSALIFAREVGAVDTLTYMQIVGEKRKLADLNLDFLKKMGVLKQKGKTVDSVYYVLNSDFDVTTPQVTPQVAPQDDIQTKCNELVLFCRIPRSKKEMMAFLKLSDRKSFDKLYLKPLLNKRIRYTVPDKPNSRIQKYVAIGES; from the coding sequence ATGAAACTCTACACTGCACAAGAACTCTATAAACTGTTGTCCGAATCCGATGAATGCGTGTGGATTGAGGCCAAGGGCGAAAGTGATTCGGCTCAGTCGTTGATGGAGTCTGTCTGTTCGTTTTGCAACGAACCTGGGCTTGGCGGTGGGTATATTCTTTTAGGGATTGGTGAAGATACCAAGGCGCTCGACAATCGTTTTTGGATTGAGGGTGTTGAAAATCCAGATAAGGCTCAGTTGGATATTTCTACGCGGTGCGCGAGTATGTTCAATTTGTCGGTGCGTCCGCGAATCGATGTGGAAAAGCTTGATGGCAAGAATGTGCTGAAAATTTTCGTGCCGGAACTCCCAAGTCAACAAAAACCTCTGTATTTCAAGAGCGTGGGTTTACCGCAAGGTGCATGGCGACGAATCGGGTCAAGCGACCAACGATGCACAGAAGAAGACTTGTATGCCTTTTATCAAGATAATACGAGTTTCGATTCTTCTGTTGTCAAGAATACAAGTTTTGATGATGTCGATTTGGATGCCGTCAAGTATTACCGCAGATGTCGCAAAGAGGTTAATCCCAAGGCGGAAGAACTCAACTATAGTGACAGGGAACTTTTGGAATCGTTGGAATGCTTGACGCAAGATGGTAACCTTACATTTGCGGGTGTAATGCTTTTTGGAACGAAGCGTGTTATTCGGCGGTTTTACCCGTTGATGCGGACGGACTATATTCGCGTGCGCGGAAATGAGTGGGTAGAAAATGTCGATGAACGTTTTTCTGCGATTGAGTTCATGGGGCCGCTTATGCTCCAGATTGACAGGATGATTGATGCGGTCTTGTCGGATTTGCCTCAAAATTTTTCGTTGAAAGAAGGGCAGATACGCGCGACGACAAAACCCGACTTGCCGGAACGCGTGATAAGGGAGGCTATCGTAAATGCCGTTATGCATCGTTCGTATCGGCATAACCGTCCGACTCAAATTATCCGCTACAACAATCGCATCGAAATAATTAATTCGGGGTATTCTCTGAAGGCGCAAGAAGAAATTGGAACCGCTGGGAGCGATACACGAAATCAGTTGATTGCCTCGATTCTCCATGAGACAAACCTTGCGGAATTCAAGGGAACGGGGATTCGTACCATGCGTCGCTTGATGACCGGGGCGGGGCTTTCGATGCCCACGTTTGAGTCTGACAGAACAAAGGATACTTTCACGATTCGGTTGCTCTTGCACAAGTTCTTTGATGAAGGTGACGAGGCTTGGCTTAGCGGCTTTGGCGAAAATCTTACGCAGGGTCAGCGTTCGGCCTTGATTTTTGCCCGTGAAGTTGGTGCAGTTGATACGTTGACTTATATGCAGATTGTCGGTGAAAAACGGAAATTGGCTGATTTAAACCTTGATTTTCTTAAAAAAATGGGCGTTTTGAAACAAAAGGGCAAAACGGTTGACTCGGTGTATTATGTGCTGAATTCGGATTTTGACGTGACCACCCCCCAAGTCACCCCCCAAGTCGCCCCCCAAGATGATATACAAACTAAATGCAATGAACTGGTCTTGTTCTGTAGAATCCCTCGGTCTAAAAAGGAGATGATGGCATTCTTGAAGTTGTCTGACCGAAAGAGTTTTGATAAATTGTACCTCAAGCCATTGCTTAACAAAAGAATACGTTATACTGTTCCGGATAAGCCGAATAGCCGGATCCAGAAATATGTGGCGATTGGTGAGAGTTAG
- a CDS encoding DUF1016 N-terminal domain-containing protein, translating to MTEPKVKHLKVATKSESKFLDEIAQLVQNARNAANSAVSSIIVVTNWNIGRRIVEQEQKGKNRAAYGDRLIELISEDLTRKFGDGYGKRNVQYFRKFYLLFNDFEIVNTCVRNLNWSHFKRLLSVSNDDTLA from the coding sequence ATGACTGAGCCAAAAGTAAAACACCTGAAAGTTGCGACTAAAAGCGAAAGCAAGTTCTTGGACGAAATAGCTCAACTTGTCCAGAACGCCAGGAATGCGGCTAACAGCGCCGTCAGTTCAATCATTGTAGTCACAAACTGGAATATTGGGCGAAGAATTGTCGAACAGGAACAGAAGGGGAAGAATAGGGCTGCATACGGAGATCGGCTTATTGAACTTATTTCGGAGGATTTGACTAGAAAATTCGGGGATGGCTACGGCAAACGGAATGTTCAATATTTCAGGAAGTTTTATCTGTTGTTTAACGATTTTGAGATTGTGAACACATGTGTGCGCAATCTTAATTGGTCCCATTTCAAGCGTCTGTTGTCGGTGTCGAATGACGATACTCTAGCTTAA
- a CDS encoding HNH endonuclease family protein — translation MQFNHEQQTTLYNDFWFQIENIVGVDNMEQFFVDYLVFKKRSDAININMRRSHINEKTLYTAFKLHYSNYANGDNYANMEACFQDLKDCAEIYKNFLFKPDVVIAKESKLRQKLYFLLTVNETSKSRSLLLYVFERFDKGLISMEIMEQVVDIISSLTFRARICKAQGINRQFSGSVMQRLDEQCSKEGFSYENDFLNAFWLAITSGKGSYAFPTDEEFRDALVHKDMYLTLRSRGTKYLLYILEMHSPMPKGLPLFDDETITIEHVMPQTLDDAWRNYLDESDIQEFETNLHRLGNLSLTNYNPELSNKQFCEKKDIYKMSNFYYSKKLCDFQEWRSGDIHKRSEMLADEAMKVWSFPAKYQKKNIDKNQLHKFDEDAAQFTFSKPSLLLIDDQEFSVEKWNDFIPTLCKKLVEDNRDAFEKAVTPEKLKAVYRNENDENYAEKAGYEQIATALYVRTAKSAYETIKVASRIAQLFDAEAGTDYSESIRFALKK, via the coding sequence ATGCAATTTAATCACGAACAGCAAACGACTCTTTATAACGATTTTTGGTTCCAAATCGAAAATATTGTTGGTGTTGATAATATGGAACAATTTTTTGTTGACTATCTCGTCTTCAAAAAACGAAGTGATGCAATCAATATCAATATGCGCCGTAGCCATATTAATGAGAAAACGCTTTATACTGCATTTAAGCTTCATTATTCAAACTATGCAAACGGTGATAATTATGCGAATATGGAAGCGTGCTTCCAAGACCTTAAAGATTGCGCCGAAATTTACAAGAATTTTTTGTTTAAACCAGATGTTGTGATTGCAAAAGAGTCTAAACTTCGTCAGAAATTATACTTTCTTTTGACTGTTAACGAAACGAGTAAATCTCGAAGCTTGCTTTTGTATGTATTTGAACGCTTTGATAAAGGGCTGATATCTATGGAAATTATGGAACAAGTTGTTGACATAATTTCTTCATTGACGTTTAGAGCTCGCATCTGCAAAGCTCAGGGTATTAATAGACAGTTCTCTGGTAGTGTGATGCAAAGATTGGATGAGCAGTGTTCTAAAGAAGGTTTTTCTTATGAAAATGATTTCCTTAATGCCTTTTGGCTGGCGATAACATCTGGTAAGGGCTCTTATGCTTTCCCGACTGATGAGGAATTTAGGGATGCGCTTGTTCATAAGGATATGTATTTGACATTGAGAAGTAGGGGGACGAAATACCTACTTTATATTCTTGAAATGCATTCTCCTATGCCGAAGGGATTACCTCTGTTTGATGATGAAACAATCACAATTGAACATGTGATGCCACAAACGCTTGATGATGCTTGGCGAAATTATTTGGATGAATCGGATATTCAGGAATTTGAAACTAATTTACACAGACTTGGAAATCTATCTTTGACGAATTACAATCCAGAATTATCAAATAAGCAGTTCTGTGAAAAGAAAGACATTTACAAGATGTCTAACTTCTACTATTCAAAAAAGTTATGTGATTTTCAGGAGTGGAGGTCCGGAGATATTCATAAACGTTCCGAGATGCTTGCTGATGAAGCTATGAAGGTTTGGAGTTTTCCTGCCAAATATCAGAAAAAGAACATAGATAAAAACCAACTTCATAAGTTTGATGAGGATGCTGCTCAGTTTACTTTTAGTAAACCATCTTTACTTTTGATAGACGACCAAGAATTTAGTGTTGAGAAATGGAATGATTTTATTCCGACACTTTGTAAAAAGCTGGTAGAAGATAATCGAGATGCGTTTGAAAAAGCTGTAACTCCTGAGAAACTAAAGGCCGTTTATCGAAATGAAAATGATGAGAATTATGCTGAAAAAGCAGGTTACGAACAAATTGCAACTGCATTGTATGTTCGTACTGCAAAATCCGCTTATGAAACGATAAAGGTGGCTTCCCGCATTGCTCAGTTATTTGATGCGGAAGCAGGAACTGATTATTCGGAAAGCATTCGTTTTGCTTTGAAAAAATAA
- a CDS encoding restriction endonuclease subunit S: MKKRLGDISKITGGQITSRLEKKEIDDLFEIVYESNKPRITREALVLVPRAISNGFVDKSSLMKITCEKEIKKEHDATDLTFFVNEDKITKADTLVLKLSTPYDACVITKDDENLIVSSFCASLTLTDKDVDLLYVLAFLNSKLYQDQIKDLAAGSAIPLISVGAIENVQIPLPPKEEQEKIGKDFINTMKKIKLINKVVALESEKMNSIFYGMEG, translated from the coding sequence ATGAAGAAAAGATTAGGCGATATTTCCAAAATTACCGGTGGCCAAATCACATCTAGGCTGGAAAAGAAAGAAATCGACGATCTCTTTGAGATTGTGTACGAATCCAACAAACCCAGGATTACACGCGAAGCCCTAGTTCTTGTCCCCAGGGCTATTTCGAACGGCTTTGTGGACAAATCCTCTTTGATGAAAATCACCTGCGAAAAAGAAATCAAAAAAGAGCACGACGCAACGGACTTAACGTTCTTCGTTAATGAAGACAAAATCACCAAAGCAGATACATTGGTTCTGAAACTGTCCACACCGTACGATGCCTGCGTTATCACGAAAGATGACGAGAACTTGATTGTCTCATCTTTTTGCGCATCCCTGACGCTTACGGATAAAGACGTTGATTTGCTTTATGTTCTCGCCTTTTTGAATTCAAAATTATATCAAGACCAAATCAAGGACCTCGCAGCAGGATCCGCCATCCCCTTAATTTCTGTAGGAGCAATCGAGAATGTACAAATACCTCTTCCACCAAAAGAGGAACAAGAAAAAATAGGAAAGGACTTCATAAACACAATGAAAAAAATCAAACTTATAAATAAAGTTGTCGCTTTAGAAAGCGAAAAGATGAACTCTATCTTCTACGGAATGGAGGGATAA
- a CDS encoding N-6 DNA methylase translates to MNKSFANDFIHGMLLNGGPEGELIPYSRAKITLIELLFFKAMMTRSDFANMQGQEDFNIMLDFMRMCSSGGSGYNEEVLKRTLNMFERNHGLPSGILEIDSFKNLLHNQWYLINETFSLNIPSLEGDYATSLADLITRPQDSKDSANTYLYYTNESLQQLAAGILKVKNNETFMDCCCGMFSSALYNDAANYIGIELDKEIAGIAAMILIMAKKKFNIKHENFLDYKDENVADKILADIPCGTGMPQTENRPYGKNTEAYCIENVVNALKDGGKAVVVCFGSILSKQDSSKKLREALTKDHLQAVVALPPMNIGTKSNTNLIVLQKNCHAKEIKFINASNLEIKNKNRLTLNESDISDIIKSLDGENANCFSASIPVEDILKSDSISWTPNSYVKGDEKSKGRSIEEIDKDLKESYKELKDLFLS, encoded by the coding sequence ATGAACAAAAGCTTTGCTAATGACTTTATACACGGCATGCTTCTCAACGGCGGTCCAGAGGGCGAATTAATCCCATATTCTAGGGCAAAAATAACCTTGATTGAATTACTTTTTTTCAAGGCGATGATGACAAGATCCGATTTTGCGAATATGCAAGGTCAGGAAGACTTTAATATAATGCTCGATTTCATGCGCATGTGCTCCTCAGGCGGAAGCGGATATAATGAAGAAGTTTTAAAAAGAACATTAAACATGTTCGAAAGAAACCACGGACTTCCCAGTGGAATTCTCGAAATAGATTCCTTCAAAAATCTCCTGCATAATCAATGGTATCTTATCAACGAAACGTTCTCTTTAAACATTCCCTCGCTGGAAGGCGATTACGCAACAAGCTTGGCAGATTTAATCACCCGTCCTCAAGACAGCAAGGACTCTGCCAACACCTATCTATATTACACAAACGAAAGCCTGCAGCAATTAGCAGCAGGAATCCTGAAAGTCAAGAACAATGAAACGTTTATGGATTGTTGTTGCGGAATGTTTTCTTCAGCGCTTTACAACGACGCCGCAAATTATATCGGCATAGAACTGGACAAAGAAATTGCGGGCATCGCTGCAATGATTCTGATTATGGCCAAGAAGAAATTCAATATCAAACACGAAAACTTCTTGGATTACAAAGATGAAAATGTTGCAGACAAGATTCTTGCCGATATTCCCTGTGGCACAGGAATGCCCCAAACAGAAAATCGTCCTTACGGCAAAAATACCGAAGCTTATTGTATAGAGAACGTTGTCAACGCTCTTAAAGACGGCGGCAAAGCTGTAGTTGTCTGCTTTGGGTCAATTTTGAGCAAACAGGATTCTTCGAAAAAACTGCGCGAGGCTCTTACAAAGGATCACTTGCAAGCAGTAGTCGCTTTGCCCCCGATGAACATCGGCACAAAATCAAATACCAATTTGATCGTTCTGCAAAAAAACTGTCATGCCAAGGAAATCAAGTTCATCAACGCATCGAATCTTGAAATTAAAAACAAGAATAGATTGACACTGAACGAATCTGATATATCAGACATCATCAAAAGCCTAGATGGCGAAAATGCTAATTGTTTTTCCGCAAGCATCCCTGTCGAAGATATTTTGAAATCCGATAGCATTTCTTGGACTCCGAACAGCTACGTAAAGGGAGATGAGAAAAGCAAAGGGCGTTCCATTGAAGAAATTGACAAGGATTTGAAAGAATCCTACAAAGAACTTAAGGATTTGTTTCTGAGTTAA
- a CDS encoding ORF6N domain-containing protein, with translation MKKDVAASAAGGVAPKKPEFSLIDEDLLKSRIYTIRGVKVMLDADLAEIYGYSTKDFNRQVKNNIEKFDEDFRFRLNSEEFEILKSKIWTSSDESKVEPQGILRCKNCTSSWGGARYAPYAFTEQGIYMLMTVLKGEQATAQSKALIRLFKQMKDYIAAENKQLLGNDGIAQIALQTAQNTRDIAKHSAGIRELSGEVHDMRENLGKVNLDLQKVMANFVDPSTFKHFLILNGQRLEADVAYTQIYGMAKRSVLIVDDYLDVKTLDLLRCVAKGVSIKIFSEQHGRTRLTESMLADFRAARPDVELDDVRTTGNLFHDRYIYLDFGTDSEKLFHCGASSKDAGNKITTIMQQEDIAGYRALFGKLLEEGE, from the coding sequence ATGAAGAAAGATGTTGCGGCCAGTGCGGCCGGGGGCGTTGCGCCGAAAAAGCCCGAATTTTCCCTGATAGACGAGGATTTGCTCAAGTCGCGGATATATACCATCCGCGGGGTAAAGGTCATGCTCGACGCCGATTTGGCGGAGATTTACGGGTATAGCACGAAAGATTTTAACAGACAAGTCAAGAATAATATCGAAAAATTCGATGAAGATTTTCGGTTTCGGCTGAATTCAGAGGAATTTGAAATCTTGAAGTCCAAAATTTGGACCTCAAGTGATGAGAGCAAAGTTGAACCGCAAGGTATCTTGAGGTGCAAAAATTGCACCTCAAGTTGGGGTGGCGCCAGGTACGCTCCCTACGCCTTCACCGAGCAGGGCATCTACATGCTCATGACGGTGCTCAAGGGCGAGCAGGCGACCGCACAGAGCAAGGCCCTTATCCGACTTTTCAAGCAGATGAAGGACTACATTGCGGCGGAGAACAAGCAATTGCTAGGAAATGACGGAATTGCTCAAATCGCATTGCAGACTGCACAAAATACGAGGGATATCGCGAAACATTCTGCCGGTATTAGGGAACTTTCTGGTGAAGTCCATGATATGCGTGAAAATCTCGGAAAGGTGAACCTGGACCTGCAAAAAGTCATGGCGAATTTCGTCGACCCGAGCACCTTCAAGCACTTTCTGATTCTGAACGGGCAGCGGCTTGAGGCTGATGTCGCCTATACGCAGATTTACGGCATGGCGAAGAGGTCGGTGCTGATTGTAGATGACTACCTGGATGTAAAGACCCTCGATTTGTTGCGGTGCGTGGCGAAGGGTGTTTCTATCAAGATTTTCAGCGAACAGCACGGTCGCACCCGCCTGACCGAGAGCATGCTGGCGGATTTCAGGGCTGCCCGCCCGGATGTTGAACTTGACGATGTCCGCACCACGGGGAACCTGTTCCACGACAGGTACATCTATCTGGATTTCGGGACCGACAGTGAGAAACTTTTCCACTGCGGGGCTTCGAGTAAGGACGCGGGGAACAAGATCACGACCATCATGCAGCAGGAAGATATCGCGGGGTATCGTGCACTGTTTGGGAAGCTGCTGGAAGAGGGGGAATAA